The Jeotgalibacillus haloalkalitolerans DNA segment GCAGAATATACGGGTGCCCTGACTCTTTCCCTCATAGTCCTGTCATTTACGGTGCAGGGTAGAAACTTTCGGGCCATATTCCCGATTTTATATGAGGCCGTTCATTCAATTGATTTCGTAATCATCATAACAAGCTGACATCAGAACGTCAACACAAAAACGAACATTGTATTTTCTGAACATTTCATTGTTCGCTTTTTTGACCCTGGAATCTGATTTTCTGTCTGATTGGTTCCTGTTTTACAGAAGATCCATCTTTTACTTCTTTAAATACCGGCTCTTCCATTCTTCTGACCGGCATATATCCTTCTTTCGCCATCCGGTCGAGGCAGTCGCCGATTGACTCGTGCTCCTCAACATCAAACCACTTTTTGCTCATTCTTCTCCTCCTGTGACATTCTTCTTCTCACACTCTTGACCCAGAAGCCGCCGTGAATCGCTTTTGGTTCATATGATATCATAAATGCCTTCGGATCGATCTCTTTAATTCTGTCATAGAGCTTTAATTCGTATTTTCTTGGCGTTAAGATCTGCATGGCAAAACGATCCCCTTCAAGTCCATTCGCTTCCCAATCTGTCACACCATAGCCGAGCTCTCTCAGCTTTCTTGGCAGCTCGAGTCCATTGTCAGTTGTAATGACGTTAACTGTAATATAACCAAGCGCTAATTTTTCTT contains these protein-coding regions:
- a CDS encoding NETI motif-containing protein, which produces MSKKWFDVEEHESIGDCLDRMAKEGYMPVRRMEEPVFKEVKDGSSVKQEPIRQKIRFQGQKSEQ
- a CDS encoding DUF2179 domain-containing protein encodes the protein MLENSLVMVAIIFSINIFYVSFFTIRMILTLKGYRYYAAGVSMVEVVIYVVGLGLVLDNLNEIQNLIAYAVGYGLGVIIGMKIEEKLALGYITVNVITTDNGLELPRKLRELGYGVTDWEANGLEGDRFAMQILTPRKYELKLYDRIKEIDPKAFMISYEPKAIHGGFWVKSVRRRMSQEEKNEQKVV